The DNA window ATTGTgataaagagaagaaaataaactatataagcAAAGAGAAATAGACTGGAAACAATCTTAACATTCCAAACCATTATATCTAAATTACAAACTCAACAAACTCAACAGCACTAATTCTAACATCCTGCTCCTTGTTGACTTGCACGTTTTCAAAATGGGTGAACTCAACCGACAATGTTTTCTTCCTACCTACGAGCGCAAGGTATCCAAAATGCTCgtcgagaacgagaacagATTTCTCGGTGGACTTGAGCTTCTTTATGGATCATGGTCCTACGACAACCCAAAGTTTGGGTGGACCATCGAGGGCGATCAGTATGTCGTCAAGGTCATGGCTGAAGAGCCAAAAGACTTGGAGGCCCAGTTGAAGTTGATGGGACGTATCAAGCAAGCCCCATAGTGATTTGTCTTGATTGTATTCAACCGTCTAGTTCTGTCTTCGTGTAGAGACTATCTAGATAcaaactataaaaataaacattGAATATATTCATTTCTTAAGATTGCGATAGTCAATATTCCATACAACAACGCTATGCTGACAGTGACTGCATGTGGCGTTTATGTCACTTGATAACCTGCCTGAAATGGATTAGAGAACTATCCTAACACGTTCGAAGCTGTCACTGTCGACGTGACACTAACATGGCGCAGGGTTGTTATCACAATTACTATGGGTATTTACGAAACATCTGGCAGTACGATTTATCGCAAACGCCAGCAGCTTCTGAAAGCATATGCATCAGGCTCTGGCTCGGAAGGTCTCTCATGCAGCAACCAAAGCACACCGAATCACATGAAGACAACCGAAGTCGCTGTCACCCGCGAATCGATACACGAACCAGAAGCAGTACAGTTACAAACTTGGGTCATCAAGCATCAGTCCGTGTTCACAAGCCAACAATTACGGGCAACAATGGTTGTGCAAGCATAGAAGTACAGCCGAAAACGCTCTACTATCCGTCCGGCCGAGCAACGATGTTTACAAAGCCGCGTGCTGGAGTGTCCAGCTAAATCTGATGATGGGAGAAGCATTTCATAATTACGCATTTACTTCCAAGATTTATGCGAACTTCCATTCTTATCTAATAATACTTGAACATGCGCATCCGCCCAACCATTGCTACACCGTGAGCCGCACTCATAAGATCCTCAATAAACCCCAATTCATACTGCCTCAGGCTTGCGTCCCCAAATTGCCTTCTGTTTGAAGTAAGCATGGATTTTTGGTGATCGAATCTCCCGATTGAAATGGGAGATGAACACGGTGACTTCGTCTTCCGACCATCCCAGCGCAGTCGCCATGTGCAACACTGTTCCTTTACCATCTTGCTCCAGCGCAGCCTGCATATACTGTCCAATACTTTGTGCTTCCGGGTCCTTGGGCCAACCTCCAATAGGGTTCTTCAAATATGTCAGCCATATCCAATCCATGATAGTCGACAGCTTACTTTGAAGTTTCTCTCTTCAATATCAACAAACCCGGCTTCCTGCAtggccttcttctggatTCCATCTTCAAACACTGTAAACGGACGACCCATCCTGCGTCCTCCCTCGACGAAGAAATTCTGCCACTGGCTCATCGCGCTTCCAGGTAAGACTGTATTGTCATCACTCTCGATAGTGGAGGAGGGCTCGTAGCTTTCGACCCAACCCCCAGGTTTGAGGCTCTTGTAGGCTTCTTTGAACAGGGCTGTCCAGTCTGCAACGCTGCCGACGAGCCAGCGCATGTGCACATAGTCGAGTGAGTTGTGCGGGATAGTCCATTCTTGAGTACAATCATCAATTTGACTATAATCGTTGGACTGTCAGTGGGGTGTCCAAAGATAGTGGCACCAATACACTTACAACTCGAGATTTGGAGGGACCCAACTTGGCTGGATAGGGGCGAGATCGGTTCCGATTACCGAAGCATTGGGAAATTGGTCGGCGAATTCACTAGTTTTTGTAAGCCTAAAATACTCGTTGTACAAATCCTGTGGATCTTACATGGCCCAGATACCTGTTCCTGTTCCGATATCTACGGCTGCCTTTGCGTCGGTATAAGTCAGTCTAGTCATCTTGACAACGTCAACGGTCTATACCTGTATTTCATTCGAAATTGGTGCCAAATGGAGCTTGTTTCCCATCAAGAGGGTAAGCACATGATGGCTAACATGGTCAACATAACGATTCTTGGAAACAATGGTTGCTCGTGTGACTTACTTGATATCCATAGCTTCCCGATGAGTCTCGTCAATGGGTCCCCTATGAACGACTCAGCTGCCAGTCACCTTGTGTGGATAATTTGACAAACCAGTATGCAGTATTTCCCCGCTCACTCTGGTATAGCCTGCCATGCAGTGTTCTGTATTTCATAATGCTAGATGTCAGAGACGCGGTTGAGCTGGCATTGTCAGGCAGAATAGAGTCAGAATCATCTTGGCCGTCGACATCCTTCATATGAGTTAGTCTAGGGACCTTGGGTCGGATATTCTTGAGGCTAGTATCGCTCACCTCGGTCAATTGGGCCCAGTGCTGCGGCGGTAAAAGGCTAGTCCCAGTCTCCGAAGCTTCCGTTGTGTCTTTGGGCAACGGATGAACTGCTTTGGAGCTATCAGTAGCCTTTTCAAGGGACACGGGGCTAGACATGTTTGCTGATACTGTTGCGCTTCGCTGATGAGGAAGGTACCTGAAACAAGAGGCGGTATCATGCTATTTAAAAGACGCTCGAGGTGCGGAGACAAAGTTGCATTGTTTCTCATGATATGTTTAACCAACATAAAGAACCAACAATGGACATCAGGTGGCCAATGGGATGATGTTCCAATCCTGGTGCTCCGCGTATGCATGCCGGGGAGCAGGGCCGATGCATTTCAAGAAGGTATCATTTTTTTTCCATATCCTGGTTTAGGATATCCATTAACCGAGCGAAGCGGTAAAAGGAAAACCCGTGTCAATTATCTTTCGACGGGGTAATTAACCGATCACATCTGTTCTTCGAGTAATGAAGGTCGAGTCATTCAATCTTGGCAGTTGAGCTTACAAACCGAGGCTCACCAAATACgcaattaaattattaattatagagTGTCAGAATTCATGATCCATGTTTATGAATATATCATCCTGAAAGGCCTTccaagcttttataataagaacGCAAACATTAAATTAGCCCAGGTGACAGCCATGATAGAGACCACAATCTTCCCAGAATTACTACCAGCCGTCTCGGTAGCAGAAACGGCTGTATCAGTCGTAGTACCCTTAGGGACATCTGTTGACGCTGGCTTCGTTGCCTCCACCGAAATACCAGAGACAACACTCGTCGCAGCGCTCACATACGAAGTGGATGTAAAGTCACATtgcttcatcatcttttGTAAGTCTGTGATATCAGTCATTAGCATTTGGTTACCAATGGTTCTTTTTTGTCACCGCACCTTCTGCATCATCACTATTTTGCACCATACAGCTTTCGCACAAGGCCATTACAGTGGCGACATCGAAGCTCTTGTTTGTGCAGATGCAATTTGCCTcgatagcttcttcagcCTTGCTTCTCGCCACAAGTAGAAAGTCGCCTCTCTtgtcttttgttttgttctcTTTGGGGTCGATGTCGCATGCGTTGCTCAGGTCGACAATGGGTTGGCAGATCGTCCTGCATGTTGAGGGTACGTCGTCGGCATCAAGTTCCTCTGCCATGGAGAAGGGGACAATGGCAGCGATGCCAGCGAGAAGTATGGTGAGTCTCATGATGAAAGATTGAAAGATTGAAAGACTGAAAGACTGTGTCAAGGTGAGCTGTATCAAGGTCGGAGTTGTTTATTGACTGAAGCTAAGCTTGATGAGAGAAACAGAAGTGCCAAGTATCGGGATGCTTGGTGCTTTAATAGTTCTAGTATCGAGGGCAAGTATGCTTATTATTTGACATGAAACTATTAATAGGTTACCTTATAATTATCTTCCTATTGAGACATCCCCGGATCTGAAAATAAAGCTCGACATTTGCCGGAGCACGAGACATTCCAATAGGCTAAAAATATTGAAAACGCCCTAATGTCCAAGGAGAGGGTTCAAAATGGTAAAAGTGTTTCCATAGACGCAAGAGGAATGTCGCATTAGCAGATCTTACATCCAACAAGGCAGCGGCAAATCTACAATTTGAAACCAATAGCGAAGAGTCCGTGGTTTGAAACCTCGTATGTTTAAGCTTTCTGTAGCCGTCGTCCGAAAATAGTGTCTAACCGGGGTCGATCAAATTATGGGGAAATTGTCTGTGTCGCACTAGAGACTTGAAACGGGGCAGCATTTCTGTCTTTTTCCCGCCATAACTCAGCTGGATTTGACTTGGCATCTCATCTAAAGACTTGTGCTTATCTTGATTGTTTGAACTTGATCTGTCCTGTGATGGCAGTGACGTTGTGCCTTGAGGTCAAGTGCCCATGTTGATGGAGACAATCCCTTTCAAGGAATCCATCTGTACCATAAGATTCTGTGAGTATCCTCAATTGCTCCACCCTTTATTAGTACGCCTGGTTTTGTTCAAGTATTGAACTAATTGTGCTGTTTACGACATATTGGGACATCTTATTCTACACCCTCACTGATTGTTTTCTTCCTCCACAATAGAAAAGACAATTGTAAGGTTTACTTTGACCAAACTTCAGTACTTCACCAGAACTCTTGACTCATGCATTTGCTTCACATGATGAGGCTTGATTAGTGAACATAAGCCTAAGCAAAGTTGGTCAATCCTCCACTGAGAGGCATGAGAATTGTACCAATTCAAGTCCCACGTCATGGAAACAAGCTTCTTCCTTCGTCGGTTTTTGTCCAATTAAAAGATGTTGTACCTGAATACAACAAAACCAGGCCAAGGTTGGCAAACGGTTTGTTTCCACATGCTTGTCATGGCTGGACCCGCTACAGAACCAAAGACCAGGCTATAATTGGAGGAGAATTAATGGCAGCCGAGGTTGAGGTCTTCAACAGTGGCACCAGTGAGTCATTATAATCTCTTTTTTCATGTGGGAAAACAATGAAAGCCATGATTTCAGTCAAGCTAGATCCAAAGGGGGGAGCTCAGGTTGAGCTTACGCCACAGACGTGATCGACAAGCCAAGCTCTGTGCGTCATGTTGTTGTGTCTAACTGGCTCCTAATCATCTCGCACTAACCTTACGTAGACGCTACATCACTGTGGCGTAACCATCAATCACGATTGCCATTCAAAACAAGGGAATGACAGAACCTAGAGAGCTTTGGGTGACACAATCACGTTTCAAACCAGGTACAGATTCAACTGTAACCAGCGATTCGGTATTTGGATTGCTTGCTTCTTTTGTCCGTCGTCATAGATCGAATATCTGGTGAATTCTGCAACAAAAGTGACGACTGATGACAGCATGAGCCACAATTGCTACCAAGTACTGTGGCATGAACTCATTAACCTGCCACAGCTCCCCTTCTATTAAGATAGCTATCAAGACCTCATTCAACCAGAGCAACTATTCTCGTAACTCACCTCTTATCTTCCATCATAAACACAATCTCACCATCTCACAATGGCCTCTGAACTTCCTCCCAACGCTCTGGGCAACCTTGCCTCTTCCATCAAGAACATCGTCACTGGTGTACCCTTGGAGGAGCAATCCGAGAACGAGGTGCAAGCCACCAACgttgacaagaccaagactcTCGATAGAACCGTCGACAAGACTGTCGAGACCACCGATGATGCTACCGTCCACAAGGAAAAGACAGCACCAGTCGTTCACGAGGATGTCAAGTCCCACCAGCATGAAAAGGTCGACACCGAGGTTGACCACGAAATCCACCAGGATCATTTCCACACCACCATCCAGCCTGTGAAGGACAGGAACGTTCTCCCTACCAAGCATGTCTACAAGGAGAACGAGTTTGAGGAGGAGATTGACCATCGCAACAACGAAGCCATGATGCAGGCCAAGCAAGAGGCTGCCAGAATTCACGACGAGAAGAACGTCCATGACACTACCAAGTCAAAGGAGTATGTTCCTACCAAGGAGCAGGAGCATGTTCACCAGTAAGCACCACCCACCTACCTCGATGACTACCTATCTAACGTCTTAATAGTCACCTTCACGAGACTATTCAACCTGTCATTGAGCGAGAGACTGTTCAACAAAAGGTCATCCacaccaagaacaagatccACGAGAAGGAACAGTTGAACGACGAATTCCACGAGGCCAGTGTTGCACCCGCTATTTCTATGGCCGAGTTCGAGAAAGAGGGTGGCGTCAAGAGCGGTACTACTACCACCAAGGACATTGAGTTCCCCGTGTCCAGCGTCAAGTCctcaaagaagagagaggcTCTGACTGGCGATGTTGATGAGTCTTCCAAAATTGGTAAGTGAATTCTCTCTCAAGATCCTAAAGACTTTCCAATAACAGGATACTTAGAATCTATCTagtgaaaaagaagagagggTCTTCATGTACTGTGGCGGATTGTAGATGTTCTTGCCACATCGATGATCCCGTCTTGTGATGAGGACATCCAGTTGACAGTCTTGTACTGATATCgatggatgggatgggatgatACCATCGGCGTTTGGGGCATAGCGATGAATGGCTGAGGCATTCATTTAACTAGCTATTTAATGTGAATAATGACTTGCGTTGACAAGAATCCAGTTTGTGCACATCATCTAGTCCCAGTAAATATTTTCCAAAGGGATTTCGTAGAATATTTTGCAATGATGCCGCTCCGACACAATCACAACTTGAACAACGCCAGACACGTATGGTAGAACGATATGAGATCCTGACAGAGTTTGAGGGGACAGCGAACAGCTTATGCTTGTCTTCCAGTAGTGACCACCAGTCCATATGAGCTTTATCACAATGTTTCTGCCTTGAGTTCGTAGTGCGTTCGTTCTCTTGACTTGTCGACACTTGTGCTTCGCAAGATCATGTGGTTGCAATTGCAAGGGGCCAGTTGTCCACATCCTTACTGGCTTCAGCCTGTGCTTTTATAGCATTGTCGCTCTCCGGTCAAGGGATACCCAGAGATTCTAATTTGCTGTTGAACGCCTTTTGAGGGTCGATCACATCAATAGCGGGAGCATAAAGCACGCTGGCTTCAACTAACACCATCGAGGCCTTCAATGGCGGTCTTATGGCATGCATTGTTCATAAAGTTTCAGCTTGTTCTTCCACGGTGGTTGTCTAGTAATCCCCAGCACTGAACAATCATTCTTTATATTCAAAAGGAACCACCCCATGGCCGATCAATGGAGGCTCATCCCCATCATTCTATTTATCAGAAGTCATCAATATATccttacttttttttttattaggtaatttttaaggtataagtcttaaagtatatatttaaaattaatttataaaaaaatatagtttttaaatttaaatattaatataaatttaatttaaagatatatattataacttataaaattaaaattataataattattataaaagcttttattttttttaaaaattaattattaaatattttttattaatattaatattaataaaattattatataaaataataaattttaaagtttttattaattttaattatatattaaattaaagaattatttataaaagcttaatttttataattaattttatttttaaagaaaaatatttaataaaattatttaatagctttatttatttttaatataatatttttattaatatttaaaattaaaatattattaatataaataataattaaattattatttttattatttttaattataatatttttaattatataattaattattaaattaataaattaaaatttaaatctttattatataaaaaaaaaaaagctttaaaagttttttataaaatttaaaagaaatatagctttaatatattaaaaagtaaaatactttaaataaaattactttttaatctttaaaataatctttaataaaaagaataaattattaataatttataaaatatttaataaaaataatattattaaaaagtttattaaattaaaatttattatattaaaaattctataaaattaaaaaaagaagattttaaagaaaaaaaaaagcttataattaatactatagcttttaatataataaaatttaatataatagcaTCCTTATATATCTTAGCAATTACAGCAGAAACACTCTGATACGATTGGTTCTTGGGGCTCGAGTACTTGTTGAGCTCGATGTGGTCGTTTTGATGTATACACAAGCTGATGCTTCGTTGACGACATGTAGGATATTAGCCATCTGAGTCGACTACTGCCGCAACTTTGTCTCTTACAATTGCGTTGAGGAAGTTTGGCTGAAACGACAACCTTATAAAAGTCGTTTCGAACAGCTCGTAGAAGCACGATATCGGAGACCGAAACGTTTTTCTCAGGCGTCTGAGCTTCTGTGTTTTGTCTCGAAGTTGAGGAGATGTTGGTTCCGCGGAAGGGTGTTCGAATCCAGCAGTGCTATGAAGGATGCGTTCGAACTCGATCTCACTGTGTGCAAAGTGAAGGTCTTGTTTACAGTGTCATTACTTGTTCTCGTTTTTTTCAGTTGCCGTTGGGGCAGTGATATTCACATACATCCTGAACGACTAGCCCGCCAAGCTATGGGCGAGAACGACAATCGGACGATGTTTGTTTCGTCGAATATTATGTAAACCGCGGGTCAGTTCTTCGCCACACAATTCGATGCGTGTTTTGGGAGCGTCGGGTATCCATGTAGAGTCGTAGTTGAAGCATGTACTCGACAGTAGCTTGTTTGGGATTTTTGGTGTTATCTTCGGGGTCTTAAAGGACATCTATAGGACGGCGGTTCCGGAGATCCTCGTTAAGCAGTCAATATTAATCCCAATCCTTCTATGACTGCACTTACCGTGCTCTTCTCTAGCTGGGTGCCCTTGAAGTGATACGCAAGCCGGTATAAAGCAATGGTAAAAGTTGAGAACCAGAAGACATAGTCCTCGACACtgataatagccttaatgTTCACAGACCGTGATAAGAATAGAGGAAAGTGGTTCAACTCGGAAACTTACCACAGCCTACT is part of the Fusarium poae strain DAOMC 252244 chromosome 4, whole genome shotgun sequence genome and encodes:
- a CDS encoding hypothetical protein (SECRETED:SignalP(1-19)~TransMembrane:1 (n3-14c19/20o167-184i)), which codes for MRLTILLAGIAAIVPFSMAEELDADDVPSTCRTICQPIVDLSNACDIDPKENKTKDKRGDFLLVARSKAEEAIEANCICTNKSFDVATVMALCESCMVQNSDDAEDLQKMMKQCDFTSTSYVSAATSVVSGISVEATKPASTDVPKGTTTDTAVSATETAGSNSGKIVVSIMAVTWANLMFAFLL
- a CDS encoding hypothetical protein (TransMembrane:1 (o18-34i)), which translates into the protein MCWPDCCGVCMMLCVEDYVFWFSTFTIALYRLAYHFKGTQLEKSTLGGLVVQDTFTLHTVRSSSNASFIALLDSNTLPRNQHLLNFETKHRSSDA